A region of the Hyalangium gracile genome:
GGAAGGCCCTGCAGGGGCCTTCTCCCATGGGCAGTTGCCCTGCACGGTACAGCGCTCCGGCCTGCGCCTCGTAGGCGGCCCAGGCGGCAACCAGCCCCTCAGGGTCCTCCGGAGCACCGTCCGGGGCGGGAGCAAAATCGAGGCGCCACTCATCCCCGACATCCACCAGGTTCACCGTCACCTCCACGGTGCGGGTGTCCTCGTAGTTGGTAATGCCGCAGCGAACGTCCGCGAATGCAAAGCGCGACAGGAGGCGCTCCTTGCCAAGCCTCGCCTCCCGATGAAGCTCGCCACTCGACAGGTCCACATCCCGGCCCTCGGGAACACCGAAGGCGGCGAGCAGTTCCTCGCGCGAGTAGCGATGGGAGCCGAAGACATCGACGCTCGCCAGCCGATAGCGTGAGGGCGCGGCGGCCGGAGCCGCGTCAGAGGCCGCCCTGACTCGGGAAGATGGGGCACAGCTCGCCAGCAATGCTAGTGCAACCCACAGAGGCGTTGAGTTCATGCCCACAATCAACCACGACCGACATGGCTCCAGGAACGCCACCGGGACATGCGTCCATCGCCCATGCTCCCGTCCCCGGACAGATCGAGATCAGCAGCCCATGGAGAAGACGTTTCGGAAGCGTCCGTCCACCGCGCGACGCGGGGTTGCCATCTGCGTGTCACCCGCGTGTCACAAAGGGATGGCGTCTTGTGACGCTCTGGCAAACACCGGGGGCGGTCCGTTGCGGACCCATTTCCGCTCCTGTAACGGGGGCGCCACATCCAGGTCGGAGCGCCCCCGCTCCGCTGTGATGCCGACGCGTTATGACTCTCATTCCTGCGTACCGACCTCTCTTCCGCGCCCTGCTGTCCGCTTCGCTCCTGCTGGCTCCCGCCGTCCACGCCCAGCAGGAGGCCGCTCCTCCCGCCTCCACTTCCGAGCCCACGCAGCCCGAGGCCACCCAGCCTCCCCAGTCTCCGCAGCCTGCCGAGTCTCCGCAGCCTGCCGAGGCCGTGCCCGCTCCCGCCACGCCTTCCGCCGAGGCCGCGCCGCCCGCCGAGGCCAAGAAGGAGAAGGAGACGTCCTGGTACGACCGCATCAAGCTCCGCGGCTACACCCAGTTCCGCCACAACCGGCTGCCGAGCTTCCGTAAGAACGACGAGCTGGTGAACGACCAGGGCGACCGCTACATCGGCGCCAACAACAACTTCGGCATCCGACGCGCGCGCATCATCATCTTCGGGGACATCACCGACCACGTCTCCATCTACATCCAGCCGGACTTCGCGTCGGTCATCGGCGACCAGTACCACGTGGCCATCCTCCGCGACCTGTACGCGGACGTCTTCCTGGACAAGAAGAAGGAGTTCCGGCTGCGAGTGGGCCAGTCCAAGGTGCCGTTCGGCTTCGAGAACCTCCAGTCGAGCCAGAACCGCGCCCCACTGGACCGAAACGACGCCCTCAACAGCGCGCTCAGGGACGAGCGCGATCTGGGCCTGTTCGGCTACTGGGCTCCGAAGGAGATTCGCGAGCGGTTCAAGCT
Encoded here:
- a CDS encoding porin, producing MTLIPAYRPLFRALLSASLLLAPAVHAQQEAAPPASTSEPTQPEATQPPQSPQPAESPQPAEAVPAPATPSAEAAPPAEAKKEKETSWYDRIKLRGYTQFRHNRLPSFRKNDELVNDQGDRYIGANNNFGIRRARIIIFGDITDHVSIYIQPDFASVIGDQYHVAILRDLYADVFLDKKKEFRLRVGQSKVPFGFENLQSSQNRAPLDRNDALNSALRDERDLGLFGYWAPKEIRERFKLLVDSGLKGSGDYGAVGLGIYNGQNANRPERNNNVHVVGRVAWPFLFGKQFVEVNAAGYYGKYNVTVTPRDGAPYELAGGKNDLVDARAAAALVIYPQPIGLVAEYNIGKGPALGQDEESFVIDSRRLNGGYVQLMYKLDGVVGQSLLPYVRGQLYKGGKKFDTNAPRYDIRELELGVEWQIIKPLELTVAYMISDRTSSRYPYEKERGDVTRVQLQVNY